A stretch of DNA from Variovorax paradoxus:
ACCCCCAGTCTCCCGTCAACCGCTGAGCGTCCGGCTTTCTTCTTCATGAACCTTTCCAAGCGCGAGTTCGTCCAGATGCTCGGTGCCGGCGCTGTCGCCGGCCTGGGCCTGGGCCGCCACGGCAGCAGCGTGGCCGCCGGCCTTGACGGCATGTACACCGTGCCGGCCTTCGGCAACGTGTCGATGCTGCACATGACCGACTGCCATGCGCAGCTCAAGCCGCTGTACTTCCGCGAGCCGGGCGTCAACATCGGCATCGGCGCCATGCGGGGCAAGGTGCCGCACCTCGTGGGCGAGCACCTGCTGAAAGCCGCGGGCGTGAAGCCCGGCACGCGCATGGCGCATGCGCTCACCTACCTCGACTTCGACAACGCCGCGCAGCGCTACGGCAAGGTGGGCGGCTTCGCGCACCTGGCCACGCTGGTCAAGCAGCTCAAGGCCAGCCGCCCCGGCGCGTTGCTGCTCGACGGCGGCGACACCTGGCAGGGCTCGGCCACATCGCTGTGGACCGACGCACAGGACATGGTCGACGCCTGCAAGCTGCTCGGCGTCGACGTGATGACCGGGCACTGGGAGTTCACCTACGGCATGGCGCGGGTGCAGCAGATCATCGAGAAAGACTTTGCGGGCAAGGTCGAGTTCGTCGCGCAGAACGTCAAGACCGCCGACTTCGGCGACCCGGTGTTCAAGCCCTATGTGATGCGCGAGATCAACGGCGTGCCCTGCGCCATCATCGGCCAGGCCTTCCCCTACACGCCGATCGCCAACCCGCGCTACATGGTGGCCGACTGGACCTTCGGCATCCAGGACGACAACCTGCAGCGCGTGGTGAACGAGGCGCGCGGCAAGGGCGCGCAGGTGGTGGTGGTGCTGTCGCACAACGGCATGGACGTCGACCTCAAGATGGCCAGCCGCGTCACCGGCATCGACGCCATCCTCGGCGGCCACACGCACGACGGCACGCCCATGCCCACGCTCGTGAGCAACGCGGGCGGCAAGACCATCGTGGTCAACGGCGGCTCCAACGGCAAGTTCCTCGGCGTGATCGACTTCGACGTCAAGGGCAAGAAGGTGAGCGACTTCCGCTACCGCCTGCTGCCCGTGTTCTCCGACCTGATTCCGGCCGACAAGGAGATGGACGCGCTCATCACCCGCGTGCGCGCGCCCTACGAGGCCAAGCTTGCGGAAACCCTCGCCCACACCGACGGCGCGCTGTACCGGCGCGGCAACTTCAACGGCACCGGCGACCAGCTGCTGCTCGACGCGCTCATGGAAGTCCAGGACGCGCCCATCGCCTTCTCGCCCGGTTTCCGCTGGGGCACCTCGCTGCTGCCCGGCCAGGCGATCACGCGCGAGTGGCTCATGGACATGACGGCCACCACGTACTCGTACGCGACCGTCACGCAGATGACCGGCGAGACGCTGAAGACCGTGCTCGAAGACGTGTGCGACAACCTCTTCAACCCCGACCCGTACTACCAGCAGGGCGGCGACATGGTGCGCGTGGGCGGGCTGCAGTACACCTGCGACCCGACGGCCGCCATGGGCCAGCGCATCCAGGACATGCGCCTGGGCGGCAAGCCCATCGACGCCAGCCGCAGCTACAAGGTCGCGGGCTGGGCGCCCGTGAGCGAAGAGGCGCGCACCGCCGGCAACAAACCGGTGTGGGAAGTCATCGAGCCGTGGCTGAAGTCGCGCAAGGTGGTGACCACGCGCCGGCTCGACGAACCCGTGCTGAAGAACATCGCACCGAACCCCGGCCTGGCCTGAATCGAGCGCCCCGCAGGTGGGGCGCTCCCTAGAATCGGGCCATGTCCATCGCGCAGGTTTCCCTTCTCACCACGCTCGCGCTCGTGGCGGCCTTCGTGCTGTCGGCCGTGTTCGGCGCCGTCGCGCGCGCCACGCGCTTTTGCACCATGGGCGCGATCAGTGACGTGGTGGCGCTCGGCGACTGGACCCGCGTGAAGCAGTGGGCCGCAGCCGGCGGCGTCGCGCTCATCGGCTTCTCGGCGCTTGTGTCCGCGGGGCTCGTCGATGCCGACCGCACGCTCTACGCCTCGCACCAGATCCTCTGGCTCTCGGCGCTGGTCGGCGGCCTGCTGTTCGGCGTCGGCATGGTGCTGTCGTCGGGCTGCGGCAACAAGACGCTGGTGCGCCTGGGCGGTGGCAACCTCAAGGCGCTGGTGGTGCTCGTGCTCATGGGCGTGTCGGCCTTCGCCACGCTGAAGGGCATCACCGCGGTGCTGCGTGTTGCGACTGTCGATGCGGTGCATGTGGACCTGGCGGTGAATGCATCGCTGCCTGACGTGCTGGCCGCATCCTTCCAACTCGACGCAGCATCGCTGCGCCTTGCGCTCGGCCTCGTGCTCGGCGGCGCGCTGCTCGTGTGGGCCGCGTGGGGCCGCGAGACGCGCGACGTGCGCAGCCTTGTCGGCGGCATGCTGATCGGCGCATTGGTCGTCGGTGCGTGGTGGCTCAGCGGCCACTGGGCGGTGGTCGAGGAGCATCCGCTCACGCTTGAGCACGTGTTCCTCGCCACCAACTCCGGCCGCGCCGAAGCGCTGAGCTTCGTCACGCCGGTGGCCTACGCGCTCGACTGGCTCATGTTCTACAGCGACGTCAACAAGCGGCTCACGCTCGGCATCGTGTCGGTCGCGGGCGTGGTGGCGGGTGCCGCACTGCATGCGCTGTGGTCGCGCGAATTCCGCTGGGAAGGTTTCACGAACACCGGCGACCTCGCGCACCACGCGACGGGCGCCGTGCTCATGGGCATCGGCGGCGTCACGGCCATGGGCTGCACCATCGGGCAGGGCCTGAGTGCGTTGTCGACGCTGAGCATCGCGAGCGTGCCGGCGATCGCGGGCATCGTGGCCGGTGCAGTGGTCAGCCTGAAGTACCAGGCGTGGCAGCTCGAGCGGAGTGCTTGACGCACGCCAAGTTGCCCCCATCTCTTGTCTTGTTCCGGCACGCCCGACCCGGAACCCTGTGTGCAAAGCGCGGGCAACCACTGGAGAAATAGATGACTCACCACGACACTGCAATCCTGGCCGGCGGCTGCTTCTGGGGGATGCAGGATCTCATCCGCAAGATGCCGGGCGTGGTTTCTACCCGGGTCGGGTACAGCGGCGGCGATGTACCCAACGCCACGTACCGCAACCACGGCACCCACGCGGAAGCCATTGAAGTCGTGTTCGACCCCGCGGTCCTGAGCTATCGGAAATTGCTGGAATTCTTCTTCCAGATCCATGACCCCACGACCCCCAACCGCCAGGGCAATGACCGGGGCGCCTCCTACCGCTCTGGCATCTACTACACCTCGCCCGAACAGTTGCAGGTGGCGCAGGACACCATCGCCGACGTGAATGCCTCGGGGCTGTGGCCGGGCACGGTGACGAGCGAAGTCAAGGCGGCGGGCCCCTTCTGGCAGGCCGAGCCGGAACACCAGGACTACCTGGAGCATTACCCGGGCGGCTATACCTGCCACTTCGCACGTCCCGACTGGCGCCTGCCGGGATCGGCATAAGCAGCACCCGCTGACATCGACAGCCCGTAGAGGGCGGCCCCCGCGTGGGCGCGCGGCAGCCCGGTCTGCGCGCTGCCGGTGTAACCCTTTGGATGTCTGGACCGAACTCAGTAGGTGTGTGCCATCCGCACCGACCGGCTGACGGTCGTTCGGGCTTTGACGCTCCCCCAAGATCCAGCGACTCAAGGAGCATTCCGTGCAGACTGATTTCGACCCTCGTCAGCCCGGCATCCTCGGCCAGGCGGCGCCGGAACTGGGCGTGACCCAATGGGTCGATGCCGCAGGCCAGCCGCTTTCGCATTTCGGTCTGTCGCACATGCCCGGCGCGTTCAAGCTGTTGTTTTGTTTTCAGGATGCCTGCCCCGGCTGCCACAGCGCGGGCTTTCCCAGCCTGATCAAGCTGGTGGAGGGCCTGCGCGGTTCGCGCATGGTGAGCTTTGCCGCTGTCCAGACCGCGTTTGAAGACTTCGAACACAACAGCTACGAGCGCATCGACCGGGCACGTGCCGTCATTTCCGACGCGACCGTCATTCGACCGACATCTCCAACGGAGTCCCCATGAATCTGCTGCACCTGACAGACGAGGTCACCATCGAATTCCTGAGCCATCAGGCCGGGTCCACCGTCTCTCGCATCGATTTCGATCCCCATGCGGCAGCAGCGGTCCACGCGCACGCACAAGAGGAAATCAACTACGCGTTGCAGGGACGCTTCGAGGTGAAGAACGGGGCAGAGACGTTGGTCATTGAAACGGGCCAGGCGGTGCATATTGCGCCGAATGTCGCCCACAACATTACCAATCTGGGCGAAACAGCCGGATCGGTGCTGAGCTTCTGGGCGCCCGGCCGCCAGGATCTGGTGGACTTCGCTCAGAAGAAGAACGCTGGCAGCGATTGACGTGGTCGAACCACGTGCGCCCACACGGCTGGCCGTGAGACAGCGGCGCGCCGCCCGCGCCGCCCGCGCCGGCTACGTCCTCAGCCGGCGTGGCGACGGGCGCTGGATGGCGCACTGAGCCTCTCGCCCGCCCGAATCAGGGCACCACGTCCATGACCACCGGGTAGTAGATGTCATAGGCAGGGCCTCCGTCCGGGGTGTAGCGGAACTGAACCTGCGCGCTGTAGCGTCCGGGCACCAGGCATCGGTCGTTGTAGCAGGCCTGCACCTGCGTGCTCCAGCTGTAGCTCTTCGTCGCGTACCGGGGCAAGCCCGCTTCGTTGTAGAAGTAGTCATAGAGCCACAGGTTCGGCCCTGGGTACATGCTGGTGTCCACGCCGGGCGGTGTGTTCATCACCGTGCCCATGTAGCGCATCTTGTCGCTGGTGTCGCCCGGGAAGAAGACCGCGCCGTCCTGTGCGGGCGCCAGGGTGGACGTTCCTTGCTTGACCACGAAATGCGCTTCCGGCCTGGACAGGGCGTAGGGCGCGCTGGAGGGGTTGGTCAGCACGCTCACCTCGAGCAGCCTGGACAGTGTCTGCTCATCCGAAGTGGTGGCACTCACGTTGAAGCTGGCCTTGTACGACGAGGCGCTCGGCAGCAGCGCCGGCAGCGAGACCACGAGGTTCGCCGAGCCATCGCCCGCCTTCTCGACCTTGAAGGTATCGGTCGACCCGATCGCCGGCGCGACGGCCCAGGAGACGGCGCCCGCAGGCAGCGTGACCGGAACCGTCACAGGCGCCACGGCGGCGCCGAAGGGGGTGACGAAGTCGACGTTCTTGCTGCCCAGGCCCAGCCCGGCCTTGACGGTGATCGCATACGGAATCTGCGGATTCTCGACCCGGATTTCCGACTGGCATGCCGTGTCCAGGCAGGCCTTGATCGTCATGCTGCCCTTGTAGGTCCTGGGGCCGTCGGGTGCCATCTTGCCGGTCATGCTCAGCGAAGCCGACTGTGCCGCGGCATTGACGGTGATGACGGGCTTCTCTTCGAACAGCGGATCGGGCATCACGACAAGCAGTACCAGCACCTTGCCGCTGAGCAGATTCACATCGCCCGACAGCGTGCCGGACACCAGGGCGCTTGGGATCATCTGCCCTTCGTAGACCGTCTTGTCGATGCTGGCCGGCTGGTTGATGCGGATGGACAGCCCGCTGACATAGTTCACAGGGGAGCGACGGGTGCGATGCCGATCGGAAAACCGCCACCACCTCCTCCTCCTCCGCCACCCTCCGCCGCCACACGCGGCGATCATCAGGAACGAAAGGCCAGCCGCAGCCGCCTGAAAGACACGCTTCAGTTTCATTTCTTCTCCTCTGTGGTTTGCACTTTTTTGCGGGCCCGATCGATCACTGTTTCGGCCCGCACCCTCTTTGGTTTGCGCTTTTTTTCTTGCGCTCTCGTTTTCAGGGATTGTTGTCGATTCCACCTGGCGGCGGCAACAACCTGGCAGGCGACCACCGGTCGCTTTCTCGTTGCCCGCGTTTTTACGTTTTCTTTACGCCCGCCCGCTCACTCTTTCCCCCGGTTTTACGCACGCCTGCCGAGACTCATCCCGTCTTGTTTGCAGGAGTGATGAATGGACATCGTCTGGATGGGCGCCTTGCTGGCGCTGTGGGCCGTGGTGGCGGCCCTGGTCGTCGGGCTGAACCGGCTCGAAGGGCCGCAGAAGCCGCACGCGGGCGTTGATACGACACGCACGCCGGGAGACGCATCGTGATCGGCCTCGAAGTGCTGTATGGCTTCGGCGCGCTGGTCGCCGTGGTCCTGTTCGCGTACCTGGTGTTCGCGCTGATCTGCGCCGAGGAGTTCTGACATGGAAACCTCGGCCTGGGTCTTGTTGGCCCTTTTTCTTGGCGCGCTGCTCGTGTTGGCCTGGCCGCTGGGCAAGCTGCTGGCTGCGCTGTGCGGCGAGCGCGTGCCGCGCTGGATGCAGCGCGTCGAAGCACCGCTGTACCGGCTCGCGGGCACCCAGCCCGAGCAGTCGATGCACTGGCTGCGCTACGCGCTGGCGCTGCTCGCGTTCAACGCCATCGGCGCGATCTTTCTGTATGCGCTGCAACGCCTGCAGGGCGGGCTGCCGTTCAATCCGGCCGGCATGGGCGCGGTGTCGCCCGACTCGGCCTTCAACACGGCGGTGAGCTTCGTCGCCAACACCAACTGGCAGGGCTACGGCGGCGAGTCGACCATGAGCTATCTCACGCAGATGCTCGGCCTGGCGGTGCAGAACTTTTTCTCCGCCGCCACCGGCATCGCGGTCGCCTTCGCGCTGGTGCGCGGCTTTGCGCGCCGCGGGGAAGGGCGTGAGGGCAAGGGTCTGGTCGGCAACTTCTGGGCCGACGTGACGCGCGTCACGCTGTGGGTGCTGCTGCCGATCTCGTTCGTGCTCGCGCTGTGCCTCGCAGGGCAGGGCGTGATCCAGAACTTCGACGCCTACAAGAGCGTGCAGACACTCGAGGCCACGGCCTTCCAGCAGCCCAAGAACGGCCCCGATGGCCAGCCTTTGAAGGACGACAAGGGCGCGCCCGTGATGGAAGACGCCAGCACCCCCACGCAGACGCTCGCCATGGGCCCGGTCGCTTCGCAGGAAGCGATCAAGATGCTCGGCACCAACGGCGGCGGCTTCTTTAACGCCAACTCGGCGCATCCCTACGAGAACCCGACCGCGTTCAGCAACCTGCTGGAGATGCTGGCGATCTTCCTGATCCCGGCGGCGCTGTGCTTTGCCTTCGGCCGCGTGGTCGGCGACCTGCGCCAGGGCTGGGCCGTGCTCGCGGCGATGACGGTGCTGTTCGTGGTGGCGGTGCTGGTCGTCACGCCCGCCGAGCAGGCTGGTAACCCGCTGCTGGGCCCGCTGGGCGTGGACCAGATGGCGAGCGCGCTGCAAAGCGGCGGCAACATGGAAGGCAAGGAAGTGCGCTTCGGCATCGACGCCTCGGCCCTCTTCGCCGCCGTGACCACCGCCGCCTCGTGCGGCGCGGTGAACGCCATGCATGACTCTCTCACGCCCATCGGCGGCATGGTTCCCCTGGTGCTGATGCAGCTGGGCGAGGTCGTCTTCGGCGGCGTCGGCAGCGGCCTGTACGGCATGCTGGTGTTCGCCATGCTCGCGGTGTTCATCGCGGGCCTGATGATCGGCCGCACGCCCGAGTACCTCGGCAAGAAGATCGAGGTGCGCGAGATGAAGCTGATCTCCATCGCCATCCTCGTCACGCCGGTGCTGGTGCTGGCGGGCACCGCGCTGGCGGTGAGCGCGGGTGCGGGCAAGGTCGGCATCGCCAACCCTGGCGCGCACGGCTTCTCCGAGGTGCTGTATGCGCTGACCTCGGCCGCCAACAACAACGGCAGCGCCTTCGCGGGTCTGTCGGCCAACACACCGTTCTACAACGGCCTGCTCGGCCTGGCGATGTGGCTCGGCCGCTTCGCGATGATCGTGCCGGTGCTCGCCATTGCCGGCGCGCTGGCCGCCAAGAAGCGCCTGCCCGTCACCAGCGGCACGCTGCCCACGCACGGTCCGCTGTTCGTCTTCCTGCTGATCGGCACCGTGCTGCTGGTCGGCTTGCTCAACTACGTGCCGGCACTGGCCCTCGGGCCGATCGTCGAACACCTCGTGCTCTGGAAATAAGAAGGAGCGCACCATGACTGTCAAAACCAAAACCTCTCTCTCGCTGTTCGATGCGGCGCTCGTGAAGCCCGCGCTGTGGGGCGCCTTCGCCAAGCTGAGCCCGCGCACCCAGTGGCGCAACCCGGTGATGTTCATCGTCTACATCGGGAGCATCCTCACGACGCTGCTCTGGGTGCATGCGCTGAGCTTTCCCGGCGACACCGGCATGCAGCCCGCCTTCGTGCTGGCCGTGACCGTGTGGCTGTGGTTCACCGTGCTGTTCGCCAACTTCGCCGAAGCACTGGCCGAAGGCCGCAGCAAGGCACAGGCGGCGTCGCTGCGCGGCCTGCGCAAGGACACCTGGGCCAAGAAGCTGAAGGACCAGCAACAGCCGCACCATGGCGCGCCGTGGTTGCCGGAGCAGGCACCCAACCTGCGCAAGGGCGACGTCGTGCTGGTCGAAGCCGGCGACGTGATCCCGCTTGACGGCGAGGTCATCGAAGGCGTGGCCTCGGTCGATGAAAGCGCCATCACCGGCGAATCGGCGCCTGTGGTGCGCGAATCGGGCGGTGACTTCTCGGCCGTCACCGGCGGCACCCGCGTGCTGTCCGACTGGCTGGTGGTGCGCATCTCGGTGAACCCGGGCGAGTCGTTCCTGGACCGCATGATCGGCATGGTCGAGGCGGCCAAGCGCCACAAGACGCCGAACGAGATCGCGCTGACCATCCTGCTGGTCGCACTGACGATCGTGTTCCTCATGGTCACCGTCACGCTGCTGCCGTTCTCGGTGTTCAGCGTCGAGGCCGCGGGCGCGGGCACCGTGGTGTCGCTCACCGCACTGGTCGCGCTGCTCGTGTGCCTGATCCCGACCACCATCGGCGGCCTGCTCTCGGCCGTGGGCGTGGCCGGCATGAGTCGCATGATGCAGGCCAACGTGATCGCCACCTCGGGCCGCGCGGTGGAAGCCGCCGGCGACGTCGACGTGCTGCTGCTCGACAAGACCGGCACCATCACGCACGGCAACCGCCAGGCCAGCGCCTTCCTGCCCGCACCGGGCGTGCCGAAGGGCCGCCTCGCGCGCGCCGCCATGCTCGCCTCGCTGGCCGATGAAACGCCCGAAGGCCGCAGCATCGTCGAGCTGGCACGTCGCGATGGCCTCGAAGCCGCTTCTGTCGACGTGCTGCGCTATGTGCCGTTCACCGCGCAGACCCGCATGAGCGGTGTCGACCTGCCGGCCGCGCCCCACAGCCTCGACACCGACGCCATCGTGCTGCGCAAGGGCGCGGTCGATGCGGTGCGCCGCCATGTCGAATCGTTCGGCGGCACCATGCCAGCCGAGATGCTGCGCGCCGCCGAAGAAACGGCACGCCGCGGCAGCACGCCGCTGGCCGTGGCCGAAGGCAACCGCGTGCTCGGCGTGGTCGAACTCAAGGACATCGTCAAGACCGGCATCAAGGAGCGCTTTGCCGAGCTGCGCCGCATGGGCATCAAGACCGTGATGATCACGGGCGACAACAAGCTCACGGCCGCCGCCATCGCGGCCGAGGCCGGCGTGGACGACTTCCTGGCCGAGGCCACGCCCGAAGACAAGCTTGCGCTCATCCGCAAGTACCAGGCCGAAGGCCGCCTGGTCGCGATGACCGGTGACGGCACCAACGACGCCCCCGCGCTCGCGCAGGCCGACGTGGCCGTGGCCATGGGCAGCGGCACGCAGGCCGCGAAAGAGGCCGGCAACATGGTCGACCTCGACTCCAACCCGACCAAGCTGCTCGAGGTGGTGGAGACCGGCAAGGCGCTGCTCATGACGCGCGGCTCGCTCACCACCTTCTCGATCGCGAACGACGTGGCGAAGTACTTCGCGATCATTCCGGCGATCTTCGTGTCGACGTATCCGCAGCTGGGTGCGCTCAACGTGATGCGGCTTGCGAGCCCGTCGTCGGCCATTCTGTCGGCGGTGATCTTCAACGCGCTCGTCATCGTGTTCCTGATTCCGCTCGCGCTCAAGGGTGTGCGCTACCGGCCGGTGGGCGCCGCTGCGCTGCTGCGCCGCAACCTCGCCATCTACGGCCTGGGCGGTCTGCTCGTTCCTTTCATCGGCATCAAGTTGATCGACTGGCTGCTCGTGGCCGTCCATCTCGTCTGAGGAGTTCTTCACCATGACAAGCCACAACACCAACGCCAACAACAACGGTGGCATTTTTCGCCCCGCACTCGTGCTTTTCGCACTGCTGAGCGCGCTCACCGGCCTGATCTACCCGGCGGCTGTCACAGGCGCCGCGCAGTCGCTGTTCCCATCGCAAGCGGCGGGCAGCCTCGTCGTGCGCGACGGCAAGCCCGTCGGCTCCGCGCTCATCGGCCAGAACTTCAGCGACCCGAAGCACTTCTGGGGCCGCCCGTCGGCCACCGCGCCGCAGCCCTACAACGCCAGCGCCTCGGGCGGCTCCAACCAGGGCCCGCTCAACCCCGCGCTGGCCGATGCGGTGAAGGCGCGCGTCGAAGCGCTGCGCGCGGCTGACGCGGGCAACACCGCGCCGGTGCCCGTGGACCTCGTCACGGCCTCGGCCAGCGGGCTCGACCCCGACATCAGCCCCGCCGCCGCGCACTACCAGGCCGCCCGTGTGGCACGTGAACGCGGCATGGCGCCCGACCAGGTGAATGCGCTGATCGTGCAGAACACCCAGAAGCCGCTGTGGGGCGTGCTGGGCGAATCGCGCGTCAACGTGCTGGCGCTGAACCTGGCGCTTGAAGCTTCTTCGACGGTGCGTTGAGGAGAAAACAACCATGGCCTATGCCGCTTACCGTGACCACCCCAGCGTCGTGCGAAGTCCGATCGCGCCGCGCACGACGCAGTTCCACGTGCTCGATGTCACCGTCTGCTGCGCCGACGCACTGCGCGTGCGCCGCAGCATTGCGGCCTGCGCCGAAGCCGGCGTGGTGCGCTGCGAGCCGCTGCTGCATGCCTGCAGCTCGCAGGAAAGCGACGCGCCCTGCGTGCGCCTGATGATCCGCTTTCCGACCACGCGCTACGCTGAGGTGCTGCACCGGCTCATCGAATGCGTGCCCTCGGGCGAGATCGGCCGGCTCATGAGCTGGCGCGATCACCTCACGCGCTGCGGCCTGCGCCATGGTCTCTGACCTGCTGCACGTGCTGCTGGCCATGGCGGCGCTGTTCGTGCCGCTGGGCTTTGCCTGGTGGGTGCTGTCGCGCACCGCGCGCCGGCATGCGCGGCGGCGCAAGAACGGGCCGATGCGATAACCTGCACCTTCCCATGCCCGAGACCCGCCCCGACCCCGACGCCCTGCTCGCGCAACTGCGCAGCGACGAGGCGCGCGCGCTGCGCGGCAAGCTGCGCATCTACTTCGGCGCCAGCGCCGGCGTGGGCAAGACCTGGGCCATGCTCAGCGCCGCCCGGCGCGAGCGCGAGGCCGGACGCGACGTGCTCATCGGCGTGGTCGAAACGCACGGCCGCAGCGAGACGGCCGCGCTGCTCGCGGGGCTCGACACGCTGCCGCTGCGCGAGCTGCCTTATCGCGGCCGCACGCTCGCCGAGTTCGATTTAGACGCCGCCCTGGCGCGCAAGCCCGCCGTGCTGCTGGTCGACGAACTGGCCCACACCAACGCACCCGGCTCGCGCCACGCCAAGCGCTGGCAGGACGTGCAGGAGCTGCTGGCCGCGGGCATCGAGGTGTGGTCGGCGCTCAACGTGCAGCACCTCGAAAGCCTCAACGGCACCGTCGGCGCCATCACCGGCGTGCGCGTGCACGAGACCGTGCCCGACAGCGTGCTCGACGAGGCCGACGAGGTGGTGCTGGTCGACGTCACGCCCGACGAACTCACGGCGCGGCTCGCGGCCGGCAAGGTCTACCTGCCGCAGCAGGCCGAGCGCGCCGCACAGAACTTCTTCCGCAAGGGCAACCTGATCGCGCTGCGCGAGATCGCCCTGCGCCGCACCGCCGAGCACGTCGAAGACGACGTGCGCGGCTGGCGCGTCGAGCAGTCGGTCCCCGGCGGCAACGGGCAGGGCGGCGCGGCGCT
This window harbors:
- the kdpC gene encoding potassium-transporting ATPase subunit KdpC, which gives rise to MTSHNTNANNNGGIFRPALVLFALLSALTGLIYPAAVTGAAQSLFPSQAAGSLVVRDGKPVGSALIGQNFSDPKHFWGRPSATAPQPYNASASGGSNQGPLNPALADAVKARVEALRAADAGNTAPVPVDLVTASASGLDPDISPAAAHYQAARVARERGMAPDQVNALIVQNTQKPLWGVLGESRVNVLALNLALEASSTVR
- the kdpB gene encoding potassium-transporting ATPase subunit KdpB, translated to MTVKTKTSLSLFDAALVKPALWGAFAKLSPRTQWRNPVMFIVYIGSILTTLLWVHALSFPGDTGMQPAFVLAVTVWLWFTVLFANFAEALAEGRSKAQAASLRGLRKDTWAKKLKDQQQPHHGAPWLPEQAPNLRKGDVVLVEAGDVIPLDGEVIEGVASVDESAITGESAPVVRESGGDFSAVTGGTRVLSDWLVVRISVNPGESFLDRMIGMVEAAKRHKTPNEIALTILLVALTIVFLMVTVTLLPFSVFSVEAAGAGTVVSLTALVALLVCLIPTTIGGLLSAVGVAGMSRMMQANVIATSGRAVEAAGDVDVLLLDKTGTITHGNRQASAFLPAPGVPKGRLARAAMLASLADETPEGRSIVELARRDGLEAASVDVLRYVPFTAQTRMSGVDLPAAPHSLDTDAIVLRKGAVDAVRRHVESFGGTMPAEMLRAAEETARRGSTPLAVAEGNRVLGVVELKDIVKTGIKERFAELRRMGIKTVMITGDNKLTAAAIAAEAGVDDFLAEATPEDKLALIRKYQAEGRLVAMTGDGTNDAPALAQADVAVAMGSGTQAAKEAGNMVDLDSNPTKLLEVVETGKALLMTRGSLTTFSIANDVAKYFAIIPAIFVSTYPQLGALNVMRLASPSSAILSAVIFNALVIVFLIPLALKGVRYRPVGAAALLRRNLAIYGLGGLLVPFIGIKLIDWLLVAVHLV
- the kdpA gene encoding potassium-transporting ATPase subunit KdpA; translated protein: METSAWVLLALFLGALLVLAWPLGKLLAALCGERVPRWMQRVEAPLYRLAGTQPEQSMHWLRYALALLAFNAIGAIFLYALQRLQGGLPFNPAGMGAVSPDSAFNTAVSFVANTNWQGYGGESTMSYLTQMLGLAVQNFFSAATGIAVAFALVRGFARRGEGREGKGLVGNFWADVTRVTLWVLLPISFVLALCLAGQGVIQNFDAYKSVQTLEATAFQQPKNGPDGQPLKDDKGAPVMEDASTPTQTLAMGPVASQEAIKMLGTNGGGFFNANSAHPYENPTAFSNLLEMLAIFLIPAALCFAFGRVVGDLRQGWAVLAAMTVLFVVAVLVVTPAEQAGNPLLGPLGVDQMASALQSGGNMEGKEVRFGIDASALFAAVTTAASCGAVNAMHDSLTPIGGMVPLVLMQLGEVVFGGVGSGLYGMLVFAMLAVFIAGLMIGRTPEYLGKKIEVREMKLISIAILVTPVLVLAGTALAVSAGAGKVGIANPGAHGFSEVLYALTSAANNNGSAFAGLSANTPFYNGLLGLAMWLGRFAMIVPVLAIAGALAAKKRLPVTSGTLPTHGPLFVFLLIGTVLLVGLLNYVPALALGPIVEHLVLWK
- a CDS encoding YeeE/YedE family protein; protein product: MSIAQVSLLTTLALVAAFVLSAVFGAVARATRFCTMGAISDVVALGDWTRVKQWAAAGGVALIGFSALVSAGLVDADRTLYASHQILWLSALVGGLLFGVGMVLSSGCGNKTLVRLGGGNLKALVVLVLMGVSAFATLKGITAVLRVATVDAVHVDLAVNASLPDVLAASFQLDAASLRLALGLVLGGALLVWAAWGRETRDVRSLVGGMLIGALVVGAWWLSGHWAVVEEHPLTLEHVFLATNSGRAEALSFVTPVAYALDWLMFYSDVNKRLTLGIVSVAGVVAGAALHALWSREFRWEGFTNTGDLAHHATGAVLMGIGGVTAMGCTIGQGLSALSTLSIASVPAIAGIVAGAVVSLKYQAWQLERSA
- a CDS encoding cupin domain-containing protein, producing MNLLHLTDEVTIEFLSHQAGSTVSRIDFDPHAAAAVHAHAQEEINYALQGRFEVKNGAETLVIETGQAVHIAPNVAHNITNLGETAGSVLSFWAPGRQDLVDFAQKKNAGSD
- the kdpF gene encoding K(+)-transporting ATPase subunit F yields the protein MIGLEVLYGFGALVAVVLFAYLVFALICAEEF
- the msrA gene encoding peptide-methionine (S)-S-oxide reductase MsrA — encoded protein: MTHHDTAILAGGCFWGMQDLIRKMPGVVSTRVGYSGGDVPNATYRNHGTHAEAIEVVFDPAVLSYRKLLEFFFQIHDPTTPNRQGNDRGASYRSGIYYTSPEQLQVAQDTIADVNASGLWPGTVTSEVKAAGPFWQAEPEHQDYLEHYPGGYTCHFARPDWRLPGSA
- the soxB gene encoding thiosulfohydrolase SoxB; translated protein: MNLSKREFVQMLGAGAVAGLGLGRHGSSVAAGLDGMYTVPAFGNVSMLHMTDCHAQLKPLYFREPGVNIGIGAMRGKVPHLVGEHLLKAAGVKPGTRMAHALTYLDFDNAAQRYGKVGGFAHLATLVKQLKASRPGALLLDGGDTWQGSATSLWTDAQDMVDACKLLGVDVMTGHWEFTYGMARVQQIIEKDFAGKVEFVAQNVKTADFGDPVFKPYVMREINGVPCAIIGQAFPYTPIANPRYMVADWTFGIQDDNLQRVVNEARGKGAQVVVVLSHNGMDVDLKMASRVTGIDAILGGHTHDGTPMPTLVSNAGGKTIVVNGGSNGKFLGVIDFDVKGKKVSDFRYRLLPVFSDLIPADKEMDALITRVRAPYEAKLAETLAHTDGALYRRGNFNGTGDQLLLDALMEVQDAPIAFSPGFRWGTSLLPGQAITREWLMDMTATTYSYATVTQMTGETLKTVLEDVCDNLFNPDPYYQQGGDMVRVGGLQYTCDPTAAMGQRIQDMRLGGKPIDASRSYKVAGWAPVSEEARTAGNKPVWEVIEPWLKSRKVVTTRRLDEPVLKNIAPNPGLA